Part of the Brassica oleracea var. oleracea cultivar TO1000 chromosome C8, BOL, whole genome shotgun sequence genome is shown below.
NNNNNNNNNNNNNNNNNNNNNNNNNNNNNNNNNNNNNNNNNNNNNNNNNNNNNNNNNNNNNNNNNNNNNNNNNNNNNNNNNNNNNNNNNNNNNNNNNNNNNNNNNNNNNNNNNNNNNNNNNNNNNNNNNNNNNNNNNNNNNNNNNNNNNNNNNNNNNNNNNNNNNNNNNNNNNNNNNNNNNNNNNNNNNNNNNNNNNNNNNNNNNNNNNNNNNNNNNNNNNNNNNNNNNNNNNNNNNNNNNNNNNNNNNNNNNNNNNNNNNNNNNNNNNNNNNNNNNNNNNNNNNNNNNNNNNNNNNNNNNNNNNNNNNNNNNNNNNNNNNNNNNNNNNNNNNNNNNNNNNNNNNNNNNNNNNNNNNNNNNNNNNNNNNNNNNNNNNNNNNNNNNNNNNNNNNNNNNNNNNNNNNNNNNNNNNNNNNNNNNNNNNNNNNNNNNNNNNNNNNNNNNNNNNNNNNNNNNNNNNNNNNNNNNNNNNNNNNNNNNNNNNNNNNNNNNNNNNNNNNNNNNNNNNNNNNNNNNNNNNNNNNNNNNNNNNNNNNNNNNNNNNNNNNNNNNNNNNNNNNNNNNNNNNNNNNNNNNNNNNNNNNNNNNNNNNNNNNNNNNNNNNNNNNNNNNNNNNNNNNNNNNNNNNNNNNNNNNNNNNNNNNNNNNNNNNNNNNNNNNNNNNNNNNNNNNNNNNNNNNNNNNNNNNNNNNNNNNNNNNNNNNNNNNNNNNNNNNNNNNNNNNNNNNNNNNNNNNNNNNNNNNNNNNNNNNNNNNNNNNNNNNNNNNNNNNNNNNNNNNNNNNNGTTTACATTATTTTAAATATTTTAACATAATTAACTATATTAATATATGTTTTGATTTTATAGGTGGCTCCTAAAAAGAAGGGACGGACAGTCGGCATAGGCTGTTAACGAAGTTGTAAGGGCAACTTCGTCATACACTTCGAGACGGGATGAAGAGACTGCTCAGATGAAGGCTCGAATGGATAGCCAGCAGGATCGTTTAGACTCTCTTGAGGATTTGCTAGACGTGATGGTCGTGGAAAACCCGGTTATGGAAAGAATGTTGAGTGAGAGACGAGCCGCTCTTGGGTTGCCAGTACGAGATCCCCAAGAGTCCGATCCAACCCGTCAACAGCCGAGCAACCCCACCAACTACTNNNNNNNNNNNNNNNNNNNNNNNNNNNNNNNNNNNNNNNNNNNNNNNNNNNNNNNNNNNNNNNNNNNNNNNNNNNNNNNNNNNNNNNNNNNNNNNNNNNNNNNNNNNNNNNNNNNNNNNNNNNNNNNNNNNNNNNNNNNNNNNNNNNNNNNNNNNNNNNNNNNNNNNNNNNNNNNNNNNNNNNNNGATGTAAACTTCTCGTAGACATTACATGGAGTTTACATCGAATGTTTACGAATGATTAACATCGAAATATTTACGAGGGTTTTATATCGAAATGTTTACGAGTGATTTACAACGAAAGTATTTACGTGTGCTTTACATCGAAATCATTACGTGGGCTTTACCACGAAATCTTATGTGTCGTTTACGACGAATTGTTTCCCTGCGCTTTACGAGGAATATATTTCGTCGTAAACGTAACGAGTCGTTTATCGTTTACGACGAAACCTTCGTTACGACGGACGTTTAACAACGAAACGTCTTTCGAGGTTAATTCGTCGTAACACCCCGTTTACGACGAATTTACAACGAATACTGCCCTAGTAAAAAATATGTTTTCTTGTTGTGGTCATATTAACTGTTCTATGTGGTTATATAAGCTTTTATGGATTTCCATATAAGATAGTATAACATAAAAAAAAAAAAAAAGAAGTATAACGTATATTACACTAGTTACGTTATATTGATACTAGCTACGCATTTTTTTTCCTCGTTTTACTTCAAGGACAGAAGGACTGGGTCTAGCCAAAAGGATCGTATTATGCCACATGCTATTATTATTGTACTAATTCTACAAAATTGTGCAGTCATGTACCGTACGCTGTACGCATAAACCACTTTTGGGATTCTACAAATTGCGCAGTCATATGACAAAACGCCCTCATACTATTGTATATTATGAAAAAATTACCCCAAATATTGTTTAAAAATATCCCTTTATATTTTCACAGTGCAAATCATGTCCCTCCATCAATCGTTGATTCAACTTCTACCTTTATCTTTCTGTTATATCTATGATCGGAACGACAAATAAGTATGTTTTTTTTTTAACATAAACAAATAAGTACTCTCCATGTTCCTAATTGTTGGATGTTTTAAAGAATTTTAATATTTCAATATATAAGATGTTTTCATTTTTCTAGATAATTTTTACTTTATTAAAAACTGTGCAACCAATCATATTTAATAATTTATTTTGTATTTATTGAATATCATTAATTTATAGTATTCATGTTGTTTTCTAGACAAAAATTAAATTTTTTTAATATGTGTGTTTTTAACTAAACATAGATAATAGCATGTAAGATATGGCCTACTTCATATCAAATATCCTCCTCCTCCTCTCATAGGTAGTAAGCTTCATATCTTGTGACACCAAGTTAAGAATATATTTATGCAAAAAAAAAGTTAAGAATATTACGTATCTTTGGGTTTGAATACTGACCAACTTTTTAAGATAAATCACCAAGCTTTCTTTTCTAGACAAAGTTTAAATCTGATCTGGCAGTCAAAGGTCAAAGTTGAACTTTTTTTCTCTTTTAGAGTATGGTTAAACCCGGGTTTTTAGGTTGAGTTAAAAGTTAAAAAACAGTTCTTAAATAAGGATTTTAAGAAGCAGTTCTTATTTTTTTTTAGTTAAAAGTTAAAAAACAGTTTATTGACTTCCGGTAAAAACTCAACTCTAAGAAAAAAACTCTGGGTCAATCGTGTTCTTACGATCTGAAAAGTAATAACTGAGGGTGCAAAGATGAGATCATCTTTGTTGATCACACCAATCTAATGAATGTGCTTCTTCGTATAAGAAAATGTAATGAAAACTAATAAATATAAATATGTTTCCGTAATTCATAAATGAATTACACATGAAAAAAGGCAAAAATACTTTGAAAAGGAAGCAAGGGTCACACTTTGCTCGTTTACAACACCATAGAGCGTGTGAGAGAGAGAGAGAGAGAGAGAGAGAGAGAGAGAGAGAGAGAGAGGAAGTAGACACTAGAGAGTGAGAGAGCTTGAAGATATGATGTTTCCTAAGGAGAGAGAGATAGGTAGCAGCAGTGGTTTGGGTCAGGGTGAAGTAGATGTTAAGAATTTGAGCTTCTTCAAGATCTTTCAGGGTGATGACTTATCCTCTGAAAGCATGGTACTTTTCTTTACTAAATCTCTTCATCTCCTTATATTTGAAGTTTTTTCTTGTTAGCATCGTTTGAAAGGTTGGATCTTTTTGTTTCTTTTGGTGTGTTCACGTTAAAAGGTTCAATCTTTTGGTGGGTCTCTGTGTATGAAACGTTAAATCTCTTTCTTTTGTGATGTATAGTGTTTTGTTTTGTTGAGTTGAATGTTTAGGGTTGCTCTGTTTTGAAAAAGTTGAAATCTTGTTAGCTTTGTATAAAAGGTAGACTAGAATCTTTTGGTTGTATGAGTTTAATAAAAAGGCTGAATCTTTATGAGTTTAATAAAAAGGCTGAATCTTTTGTCTTTTTTTGTTCACTCAGAACATAAAGGTTGAGTCTTTGTCTTTGTCTTTTGTTTGTGATTAGACCCACTTGATGATTAGTGGTGAAAGGTTGAAACTTTGTCTAAAAAAGTTAACTTTTTTTTTAACATTCTTCACTGTATGTGTTCAGAGAGCGTTTCCTTACGACTTCATAAGAAACGTCCCACAAAACGACTACTCCAGTAACATGGTGATAAGGACGCAGTGGGGGATCTCATGGGAAGTAAAAGTCTCCATGAACCCAAGATTCTACTACATGGAGAAGCGTGGATGGAACCAGTTTGTGAACGACAATGCCTTGGGAGATAAAGAGCTCGTTACCTTCACTCACACTGGACTCATGTGCTTCAATGTCAAGATCTACGAGGAGAATGGCAAGGAGCTTGTAACACCTAGGAGGCCCCGGACAATGGCTTCTCTAAGTAAGTGTAGTAGCTTTTGATGCTTTAAACAAAGAAAATTGAGAAGTAGGAGAGAGAGCAGCAACAAAGATGTGAAGAAGAAGGCTGAGGAGACGGGAGGAGTTAGGGTCAAAAGCAAGAGATTTGAGGAAGGCGAAACATCCAAGAAGAAGAAGAAGAAGATGAAGAGCAATAACGATGAGGATACTGTTCCAGTATTCAACATCACTATAAAGACATCATACCTCAAGTTCCTGGTAAGATTAAAAACCAAAAATTTACACAAACAAAACAGTATCAGCACATTCTCTGATGATTTTTTTTATTCAGCCAATCCCAACGTACTTTGCTGACGTGCATATCCCGAAAACGTATAAGATGGTCACCATTCACCACTCCAATGGGAACTGTTCATGGGAGGTGGTTTGCTTGGTGAGGAAGACAAGGGCAACCTTCTCAAGTGGCTGGGCGAGATTGGTTAGAGAGTATCCTTTGTCAGTCGGTGACTTTTGTACCTTAAAGTTCATCAAACCAACCGAGTTTCACCTTGCTGTCTCCAAGAAGGTCGAAGAGATCATGTCTGACTGATAAATGAATGAAATGTGTTACGTGTCTTTGTTGCTTTCTTATTATCCATAAAGACAAGTTTGATCACGTTAGGTATTTGTGAATGTTTCTCTCTAGCCAATGCTTAATGTGTCTGTGTGGTTTTTAAATACTTTAACACAATGGTGATGATATTAGTTTCATCTTTTGGATTATTATGAATATTAATGTTTTAGTAGTATTCATTTTTATAATTTGTATGCAGTGGTACTACTAGTACTAGTACTAGTAGGCTTAAGAAAAGATATACATTCATCTATATTTTTCAACACACATCATGATCAGACTGAACTCTGTTTCTCGCCGGCTTCCCAATCTGTAAACAATCAATAGGAGGAAGAGTAGGAGTGTTGAGCTCACCAAACGTCTGCCAGCAAAAAGGATCATACATATGATACCGTTCTTGAACGGGCCTAAGCTCAATTGCGGATAACTGCACATCTACGCATGGGAAGTCATCGCTGCATGCGAAATGAACCGGTTTCACGGTATAAGTGCCTTTGATCCTCTCGTAAGTCACTCCTTCGACCGCAACCGCTGATGTCTGGTTCTTGCATGTGGTATGGTCGCAGTAGAATTGGTCTATCACTATTGGAAGCTGGACTTCGTTGAGTTGAATGTTTGAGAAGAGTATTCCTTTCACTGATCCTACTCCTCCTTGCCATGTCTTGATCCTGACCCCTGTCATCGTGTTGTGCATCGCCACGTCTCGTACTGTTATGTTTGAGACGCAGGCTTTTGTGCTGTCTTTGCCGAGACTACCGATGCTGATACCGTGACCCGGTCCACAGGTCACGGTGTGTATGTATACATTCGAGCAACCAGTTTGGATTGAGATGCAATCATCTCCTGCATACACACATAGACAGTAGACATCATTAGCCAAAAATTCGGATCATTCAAGATTCAAGAATTCAAAAATTTCAAGAATTTCAAGATATCAAGATTCAAGATTTCAAGAATTCAAGATCATACCGCAAGAGAGTGTTGTGCTGTGAATGAGGACATCTCTGGTGTTCTGGAGGTGAATCCCATCAGTGTTTGGACTATCACCAGGTGAAGAAACGGTCATGTCATGTACCACAACGTCGCCGCAGTTATCGAATTTGAGGTGACATTGAGGACTGTTTTGGATCGTTATACCGGACACTTCCACACCAATACTCCCATAGAATCTTAGTGCCTATGTACACATATCAGTAAACAACAGTTTCACAATCCAAAGCTCGTTTTGTGTTTGTTACTCACCGTTGGTTTAATGCTCGGCATTTTCAAATCAAACTCACTTATTGGAGGGTTTTGGTTAACAGAGTTGTTCAAGGGGACGATTAGTTTGGTTTCACCATCAATGAAAGGGTAATCTTGTTGCCACCAACCAGAGCCTCTACCATCAATCACACCTTTCCCTTGTACTTTAATTCCTATCAGCTTTGTGAAATCAATCCACCACATTAACCCTTTTCCCCATGACTTTGAATCCGTTGGAGCTATAATTGTACCATCAAGCTGCAACCACACAAAAACGTTTTAGATCTTAAACTAAAGAGAGACGGTTTTTTTATATATTCAGAAGATCAATTTCTCACCTGGAACACAATGTTTGGTTGACAATAAGGACCAGAGAATGAGATTGGACCAACAAGGAAAGTGTATTCTGGCGGTATGATCATCATTGATGCTTCCACTTTGCAAGCAGCTGCCCAAGCCGCTTCAAACGCCTGCAAAACATTATGAAAAACTCTGTTAATTACACTAGTCACCATTAATTATAATAATGGTTGTTAAGGCTTGGTACCATTTGTAATCTGTTATTTCTGTTGTCACTTTTTAGCTCAGTTTTTTTTCTCTTGTTCTGTCTCGTGTTTTGTCTCAGTGATCTCTCAACTGTAACTTGTCTTTATTTAATTCTCATATAAAAATGCTATGATTAAATCAAATACTGCCACTAGGATTTAAAACTGTACGGATAAAGAAATTAATGTGCTTTTTAATTTAATTTTTTATTTGTTTACCTTAGTGTCATCACGTATACCATCACCCTTTGCACCAAAATCCATCACATTGAAGACCTGAGATTCATTTAGCGACGGAAGAGACGGTGGTTGGACTTTTGGTAGTTGTGAAACTACCGGAGAGTTATAATTGTCGTCAACTTTGCGCGGTGTTTGCAGCTTTGGCTTCGGTTTAGGTTTGGACTTGTGGTGATGACTGTTGTTGTTATTGTGAGAGCTGTGGTGACTGTTCCCATGGCTTTTCGGTTTCTTGCTTGACATGGAATCAGACAAGTCAGTGGATCGTCGGTTGTTATGTCTCCAGTGTCTACCTCTTCTAGCAATGCAGGTCTCTAGGGTTACAGACCATACCAAAACCGCCATTAGCATCATCAACGTGATGCTTCTCAGGCTTAGACTTTTTCTCATCATCATTTTTTTTTGTTTGTTTCTCTGTCTCAACGAAGAGTGTTTTGTGGTGGTTGAGAGTAAGAGACTTGGTTTCTTTTAAGTTGTTGGTTTAAGTTGAAGAAAGAGAACGTTGTTGAGGGGATTTAAATAAGGAAGCAGTCCAAGAATAATGTTGAGACTTGAGAGGCTCACGGGTTTTTAAAATTGATTTTTATTTTCAGATTGTAAATGAAAATGGAATCAATAGTCCATTATTTTCCATATTGTGATTGACAAACTTATTTTTAAAAATTTCTAAATAAACGAATAAGTCTAAGCTTGCTATGTGTAAGTTACTATATACGATAGTAAGACCATAATATACGCTTTTAGTTGGATTTTTGTGATATTGACAGTGATGTAAAGTTACTACTCGTGAGTTATAATTGAAACGAAGATTCTTTTTCTTCGCGGGTAAAAGTTCCAAACGGCCAAAACCTGAATTGCATGTTTGAGTAAATACTGGTCAGGGGCTTTGTGTATGCCACCTGGAGAGTATTTGTTGGTCAAAAGCTCGTCTAATTTGGTTGGGAACATGGATAGCCAATACTTCATATGATCACATATATACAAACACATGCATATGCGCCCCATGAAGTGGGGATACTTGTTAATAAAAAAAATGAAGTGCATATTCAGTTTTAGGATCTTGCTTTATGTTTATTTGGATATATACAATTAGATCGAAACAAGCATTGAAGCATGTGTGTGGAACTTAGGCATGTGTTGGATCTGTCGTATTGGCACGACAAGAGTGTCGTATATGTTTCACAATTTACCCGTGTACAAGTTCAAGAGGCCATCTAGAAAAAAATATATGCGTTTCTAAATACATAGGAATGTGATTTTTACAGTCATTATCAAGAACATGCTAGAGAGTAGATAGTATGTATTAGTATGTATGGCCAAGAGCCTAGAAGTTGCCAAGTTAAGTAACGATAGATTGTAAAATTTGAAATTAATAAACAAATTACTAATAAAAAAATAAACGCGATGATTAATATAAGAATTCCAAGTGGATAATCAAAATCTTTAAAATAGATTTTTAAGAAAGAAAATGCAGTAGAAACAAAAATTTGTTAAGAAATTTTATTAGTACTATTAATAATTTATAAAACATATATATATATATATATATATATATATATATTTGAAGATAAAAAAAAAGAGACTCGTGAGTGGTCTATATGTTATCAAGGGGGCACTGATTATAACGTCTCTTTTAGCACTCACATGCACCACTTCACGGGCATTGTTTTTGTATTCACAACTCCTTCAATTATTAGTACTTATTTCATTATTTCTCTTACATTTATTTATTTATATAATGTTGAATCCATTCTAGATTAAATTTCATTTAGACATTTACTATTCAAGAAAAAGGCTGCTATTAACGGAAGGAGCAGAAACAGAAAACAGAAAGTAACCGAAGCTTTTCTCTTTACGTCCTCTCATATATACACCAACGATTCGTCGTTGGGGCCAGCCTGATATTCTAAAAGATTCATAAATGTCTTACGCTCAAATAAATGTTCTGTATACAGCTAAAATTATTGTATAAAATGTGATGGTTTAAACGATCGGTTCCTTTGTATGCCCCAGACCGGGTCTTAGGTTACAATAGGCGTGAAAACTGTTTTATGTCGTTATATAAGCATTTGTGAATTTCCATATAAGATTGAATAACCTCTATTACATTTCCATATAAGATTGAATAACCTCTATTACATTTATGTCGTTATATAAGCATTAAACGTATATTACACTAATTACGTTATATTGATACTAGCTACACATTTTTTCCTCGTTTTACTTCGATCAAGGACTGGGTCTAGCCAAAAGGATCGTAATATGCCACAAGCTATTATTGTATTAATTCTACAAAATGATGCAATCATGTACCGTACGGATAGGCGTAAACCACCTTCGGATTCAGAAAAAGCCTTGTGCGCTCATAGTTTTATGAAATTTCTTGTCTTTCAGATAAAACTAAAATTAATGAATAAATACAAAAGACTGCTCAATTCAACTGTTGTAAGCTGGAAAAAAAGGAAGTTGTTGTTTTGTCCTAATAGAACCATCGAAAATGAATAAGCAACTGTGTATTTTTTAATTATGGTTGTTCAGAACTACTATTATAAAATGCTTATAATTAAATATTAATTTACTACATAGTCTGCAAATAGTAAAGTATCATGTGAGATGAACAAACACATATATGTTATTCGACATCATCTTCTTGACAGCCATAACGCTGGTGGCTATCTAATATTTCTAATTCTTCAAATCTAAATAAACAACAAAAAAATGAGATTGCTGTGACAAGAATATCATCACATGAAACTTTGATCTTGATGGTTGGTAAATAAATATTTTGATAAATTTCAATGTATTCTTTTCTATAAACAAACGTAAATTACAATGGTTAGAGGATTTTCTTAGGTATATTTGGTGCTGTTGCTCAAATACGATCTTGCGCGGGCACATGATTCCTACTAAAATACTAGCGATAACCAACATGCCAATTACAATACTGTCACGGTACACGAAGATGCACGAAAGTCAAAATCGTTTTCGTTACGTTTAATTAAATATGCGAAGACGGTCACTTTGGTCAGAGAGTGACACGTTGGCTTCTTTATTGGGATTACGGTTAGTTTCGGTTTTACTTGGCGAATACATTTTTCTTTTTGGGCAACTTGTCAGCAAATACATACGTCTAAATAGATCCCTCTGAGTGACCTTCTCATTAAAATATATCGAAGACGCCCCTGTTCACTGTTGCATGAGACGAACAAGTACAAAAAGCAAAATAAATTTATAAAATGAAGGAAAGAATCCTGAAGAATAAATCAGACAAAACATTTATTAAAAACTATAAGCCTTGAGCTGACGTACGATGCATATATATATAAATTCAAAGACTTCTAAAACCATGATTAACCCGGAGTTCTTAGAGTGGAGTTCTTATCGGAAGTTAAGAATCGGTTCTTAACTTTTAACTAAAAAAGTTAAGAACCGATTCTTAAAATCCTTATTTAAGAACCGGTTCTTAATTTTTTTATTTAAAAGTTAAGAAACTATTTCTTAACTTCCGGTAAGAATCTCATCATAATTAAAAACTCTGGTTTAATCATGCTCTGAGGTGGACCAAACATGTTGCATGCCTATTATGTTGGTGCTCTTTATATTTTGTTTTTGTGCTTAGTTACGAGACGGTAAATTAATGCACATATTACATTTGTTAAACCTTTTAAGATATCATCAAGAAAATAGTGCAACACTGGGGTGCTTATAAATCTTGTTTAATTTTATACTTTTACGTATACACTACAACTCTTGTTTGGGGTATGAGTTTTTTGTTTTTTTTTTTTTGCTAAAAGGTTTGGGGT
Proteins encoded:
- the LOC106310889 gene encoding B3 domain-containing protein At3g17010-like; translated protein: MMFPKEREIGSSSGLGQGEVDVKNLSFFKIFQGDDLSSESMRAFPYDFIRNVPQNDYSSNMVIRTQWGISWEVKVSMNPRFYYMEKRGWNQFVNDNALGDKELVTFTHTGLMCFNVKIYEENGKELVTPRRPRTMASLSKCSSF
- the LOC106308873 gene encoding B3 domain-containing protein At3g17010-like; its protein translation is MKSNNDEDTVPVFNITIKTSYLKFLPIPTYFADVHIPKTYKMVTIHHSNGNCSWEVVCLVRKTRATFSSGWARLVREYPLSVGDFCTLKFIKPTEFHLAVSKKVEEIMSD
- the LOC106308183 gene encoding polygalacturonase At1g48100-like, translating into MMMRKSLSLRSITLMMLMAVLVWSVTLETCIARRGRHWRHNNRRSTDLSDSMSSKKPKSHGNSHHSSHNNNNSHHHKSKPKPKPKLQTPRKVDDNYNSPVVSQLPKVQPPSLPSLNESQVFNVMDFGAKGDGIRDDTKAFEAAWAAACKVEASMMIIPPEYTFLVGPISFSGPYCQPNIVFQLDGTIIAPTDSKSWGKGLMWWIDFTKLIGIKVQGKGVIDGRGSGWWQQDYPFIDGETKLIVPLNNSVNQNPPISEFDLKMPSIKPTALRFYGSIGVEVSGITIQNSPQCHLKFDNCGDVVVHDMTVSSPGDSPNTDGIHLQNTRDVLIHSTTLSCGDDCISIQTGCSNVYIHTVTCGPGHGISIGSLGKDSTKACVSNITVRDVAMHNTMTGVRIKTWQGGVGSVKGILFSNIQLNEVQLPIVIDQFYCDHTTCKNQTSAVAVEGVTYERIKGTYTVKPVHFACSDDFPCVDVQLSAIELRPVQERYHMYDPFCWQTFGELNTPTLPPIDCLQIGKPARNRVQSDHDVC